The genomic window CGGTGATGAAGTCGCCGTTGACTCCGACGATCGCGTCGCCCTTCTCGAAGCCCGCGTTGGCCGCCGGGCTGTTGGGCACGACGTCGAGGATCTTCAGCACGAGTCGGCCGCTCACCTTGACCTGCTCCGCCCGGATGCCCAGGCGCTGGAGGATGCCGCCGCTCGGCTCCTCCGCGTCCGGGGTCGGGGCCGAGGGGGCGGGGGAGGACGGCGACGACGGGGCAGGGGCGGGGGCGGGGTTGGCGGCCGGGGGCTCGGGGTCGTTCTGCCCGCGGCCCGACGGGGGCCCGCCGACCTGGTCGAACCAGTCCGGGAAGGCACCGACCCACCCGCTCTCCGACCGCGGATAGAGGTAGGCGCGGATGGTGCTCCGCTCCTCCGGGATGGCGTTGTAGCCGCCCCCGGCGTTGCCGATCGCCTGGAAAAGGTGCACGTACACCTGGTCGCCGGGCGCGGGGGCCAGCACCCGGCGCCGATCGGCCGGGGCGCGGCCGTACTCCGCCCGGTTGACCTCGAGGAGGACGATGTAGTCCACCCGGGATTGGCGGGGGCTCCGGAAGACCTCGCGGACGACGCCATCCACGACGATCGACGCCCCCTCCTTGGCCTGCGGCTGTTGCGCGGGGGCCGTAGCCGACGCCGCCAGCGACGCCGCGAGGGCCGCGCCCATGGCCATCCTCGCCACGGGACCTGTCGCTACTCTCATGCCTTCTGCCTCCAAACAGGGATGATCGATACCAAGCGGCACGGCGACGCCGGACGGACGATGGCCCGCGATGGTATGCCCGGCCGCATCAACCTTCGACCCTGCGATGGGAATCACCGTGGTCCCGCATCAGAACTCCATCCGCTTGAATGCCCGGATGCCGATCCGCAGCGGCAGGACGGTGCCGATCAGCCCGACGACGAGGCTGCCCGTGATCGCGACCGTGAGCCACCTCCGCAGCCCGGCGTGCGAGAGGACGAACGACGCGGTGTCCGCCCTCTCCTGCCCGGCGTAGTAGAGGTGGCAGGGCAGGGCCAGGGCCGTGACGATCGCGAAGATGAAGACCAGGCTCACCAGCAGGTTGAGGGTGCCGCCGAAGCCGGCCGCGATCTTCGAGGGGTCGGTCTCGCGGAGGTTCGGCAGCCGGGCCCCGAGCCCCACGCTGATCCCCGAGAGCCCGAGGCACAGGACCGCGATCATCCCCACGTGCAGCGCGATCATCCAGGGGGAGATGCGGAGCATCAGGTCGCTGAGCACGATGAGCGCCTCGGTCGCGGGCAGGGAGATCCCCGCCGAGAAGACGAACTTGCCCCAGAGGATCTCCTCGCGGCGGAGCGGCAGGAGGCCGAGGACCCAGAAATTCCGGCCCTCCAGGGAGAGCAGGGGGAAGATGAAGCGGCTGGTGAACGTCGAGAGGATGAGCGCCGTGACCGAGAGGTTGAGGAAGCTCACCAGGTTCCGCCAGTAGGGCGACTGCACCGCGTAGCCGAGCCGCGGGATGTTCAGGAAGTAGAAAGCCAGCAGCCCGAAGAAGATCAGGAACTGCGACCACTGGGCCGGGTCGCGGAGGAACGTCCGCAGGTCCTTGAGGATCAGCAGGCGGATCGGCCGGGGCAGGAAGAAGAAGGCCCGGTGGAGGGCCCCGTCCAGGTGGCCGAGGCCCCGCCGTCGCCGCGACGACCGTCCCCCCTGGACGCGGCTGTAGCCGCGCCGGTAGAGGTCCCGGGCGAGGACGGCCGCCACCAGGTAGCTGAGCCCCGCGTTCGCGGAGAGGTACATCAGCTCGTAGCCGGCCTGGCGGAAATCCCCCCGCGCCGCGGCGAGCAGCCCGGCCGACATCCAGCGGCTCGGCAGGAGCGGGTTCTGGCAGAACGCCAGGCGATTCAGCACGCCCCCCAGCCAGTCCGCCGTGAGCGGGTCGTGCGGGGTCTGCCAGAGGCGGAAGCCCATCCGGCCGCCCACGACCAGGATCGCCGCGACGGCCGTCACGAGGACCGCCCGCTGGCGGTGCGGGAAGACGTTCGCCACGACGATCGCCGCGACGGCACCGAGGCTCCCGGGGATCATCACGAAGCAGAGCAGGAACGGGATGAACACCAGGTAGAACGAGGCCGGCGCCTTCACCGTCAGGCCGTAGGCCACCAGCAGCGGGCTGCCCAGCAGGAAGAAGGCCCAGCTCGAGAAGGCGATCGCCTCCGCGAACTTGTAGGCGAAGACGCGGTCGGCCGGGGCCGGCGTCGTCAGCAGGTAGGCGGCCTCCCGCGAGTGGAAGAGCGTCGTGTACACGATGATCCCGTTGGAGAACAGGAGCATCACCAGCAGCGAGAGGAAGAAGAGGCTGAACAGGTACTCGATGATCGTGTTCACCAGGTCCACGTACATCCCGATGAACTCGAACCCGCCCAGGAACAGGCCGAAGAGCCCGGCCCAGAAGATGGCCGAGCAGATGAGGATCATGGAGATCCGCAGCCGGGAGCCGTGGGCGAGCCCCCTCAGGATGTTGCGGACCTGCCACCAGCGGAGGTGCCGCAGGGCCGACTCCGGCCCCCCGGCGGGGGCCTCGGGCAGGCTCAGGGGCTCGCGGATCGCCAGGCTCATCTCAGGCCCCCCCGACGCCCGCGGCGGGCTCGCCCTGCGCCGCCCCCGCGAGGATGTCGTTGCCGGTCAGTTTCAGGAACAGGTCCTCGAGCGACCCGTCGTGCTGGGCGCGCTCCCGGAGCTGGGCGAGCGTCCCGACCGTCAGCATGCGGCCGCGGTCCACGATCCCGATCGTGTCGGCCAGCTCCTCGGCGATCGCCAGCAGGTGGATCGACATCAGCACCGCGGCGCCGCCGCGGGCCTGCGAGACGAACATATTCTTGACGATCCGGGCGCTCCGCGGGTCGAGCCCGACCAGGGGCTCGTCCACCACCAGCACCTGCGGCGAATGCACCAGCGCCGAGGCGAACACCACCCGCTGCTTCATCCCCTGCGAGTAGTTCTCGCAGAGGTCGTCGATGAAGTCCCGCATCTCGAAGGTGTCGATCAGCTCGTCGATCCGCCGGCCGGCCAGGGACCGGGCGATGCCGTACATCTCCACCACGAAGCGGAGGAATTCCCGGCCGGTCAGCTTGTCGTACAGGTACGGCTGGTCGGGGACGTACCCGAGGAGCCTGCGGGCCTCCGGCGACGAGGCGGGGTGCCCGCCGACCAGGACGGTCCCGGAGTTCGGCTTGAGCAGGCCGCAGATCATCTTGATCGTCGTGGTCTTGCCCGCCCCGTTCGGGCCCAGGAACGCGTACAGCTCGCCGGCGCGGACCGTCATGTCGAGCCCGTCCACCGCCCGCTTGGATCCGAACAGCTTGGTGACTCCGGCCAGCTCGATCATCGGGCGCCCTCCTGGGATTGACCTTCAGCCGCCGCCTCGGGCACCCGCTCGAGGACCAGGTGCACGAGGGGGAAGGGGACCTCCTGCCGGAGGATCAGCCCGTCGGTCCGCACCCAGGTCCGCGCGGTCATCGCGTTGGCCCGCTGCTCGACCTCGAAGGCGCTCACCGGCCCGCCGCCCCAGTGGATGAGCGTCCGCCGGAGCACCTCGACCCTGAGCTTCTCGGTCTGCCCGGTGAACGGGTTGAGGGACA from Aquisphaera giovannonii includes these protein-coding regions:
- a CDS encoding putative ABC transporter permease subunit, with translation MSLAIREPLSLPEAPAGGPESALRHLRWWQVRNILRGLAHGSRLRISMILICSAIFWAGLFGLFLGGFEFIGMYVDLVNTIIEYLFSLFFLSLLVMLLFSNGIIVYTTLFHSREAAYLLTTPAPADRVFAYKFAEAIAFSSWAFFLLGSPLLVAYGLTVKAPASFYLVFIPFLLCFVMIPGSLGAVAAIVVANVFPHRQRAVLVTAVAAILVVGGRMGFRLWQTPHDPLTADWLGGVLNRLAFCQNPLLPSRWMSAGLLAAARGDFRQAGYELMYLSANAGLSYLVAAVLARDLYRRGYSRVQGGRSSRRRRGLGHLDGALHRAFFFLPRPIRLLILKDLRTFLRDPAQWSQFLIFFGLLAFYFLNIPRLGYAVQSPYWRNLVSFLNLSVTALILSTFTSRFIFPLLSLEGRNFWVLGLLPLRREEILWGKFVFSAGISLPATEALIVLSDLMLRISPWMIALHVGMIAVLCLGLSGISVGLGARLPNLRETDPSKIAAGFGGTLNLLVSLVFIFAIVTALALPCHLYYAGQERADTASFVLSHAGLRRWLTVAITGSLVVGLIGTVLPLRIGIRAFKRMEF
- a CDS encoding ABC transporter ATP-binding protein; translation: MIELAGVTKLFGSKRAVDGLDMTVRAGELYAFLGPNGAGKTTTIKMICGLLKPNSGTVLVGGHPASSPEARRLLGYVPDQPYLYDKLTGREFLRFVVEMYGIARSLAGRRIDELIDTFEMRDFIDDLCENYSQGMKQRVVFASALVHSPQVLVVDEPLVGLDPRSARIVKNMFVSQARGGAAVLMSIHLLAIAEELADTIGIVDRGRMLTVGTLAQLRERAQHDGSLEDLFLKLTGNDILAGAAQGEPAAGVGGA